The Pyrus communis chromosome 5, drPyrComm1.1, whole genome shotgun sequence region AAAGCCTCAAGCTTATGCATTCTCTCAACCGTCAGAAATTGGTGACCGTAATTGTGTGAGAAAGAGGTCGGCGatcttttttgtcaatttgggTGGACATGGAACTTAGAGGTAGAATAATAAAACTCCACGATGACAATGCTACCATGAAAACATGCAGCGACTGTGGAAGTGCACAAGGTCATTTCACACTCCGATCCCATTGGGATTATTGGCGCCATGACAAATTTAGTACCTGCAATTCGTGCAGATGACATCAGGAAGTGAACATTTTTTATGATATGTTAAATAGTTCTAATAGGGactaaatttgtttgtttttctttatttctcttGAAATTTAGTTGTCATGTACTTTTTATCACTTCATCAAGACACATTTTCCCAAACTAAAGAGGAAGCATTAATTAAAACAGTCACACACACTCACGCACACATAAGCATAAGTATGTTTATGTTGATTGAATGCCACTGAAAGCTCGTAACACCTATAAAGTAAGCTACATGGCGGATTTTCTAATAGCTAACAGAaagaataatcaaaattaagctaaaaacgaaaaaaaaaatcgtagcAAAAACCCACCCTTTCATATTGAGAGGATCTAGAATCTCAAAAATTGAAACCCCAGATTCCAAAATAACAAAACTCacaaacaaatattaaaaacccaattcaaaatatCCAGAACACATTCCAAGCTGTCTCTCTTACCTATCCATCTATTGTTTGACTTGCAATCTCTACAAATCccaaaaacccaattcaaaaaacAAGTAATTAGAAGCAAAAATGGAGACGATGATTGaattagagaaagaaagagatgagagagagatgaacCGGAAAGAGCGATGCTTGGGCGATTTAGGGGTTCTCTTTGCCGTTCGTCAAGCATAGGTGTTTggagaaggaaggaaaaaatgCTAACTGGGTCTTCACaataacccatttatatgtgaggccaatttggtcatttcaagTTTTAGAAAAATTCTATTTCTGTCATTTGTGCATGTCGTGTGCATATCCAAAAAATCCTATTTGGGTcctaagattaaaaaaaaaaaggtcatttTTGTCTATTTTCCAAATTTCAAAGACTAATTCTAAAGTTTTCTCAAATAATTAAATGTAGGCTGAATGGTTCATTGCtattgagaaaagaaaacaccTTGACAAAGTGGAAGCAATCTTGTCATGTGTTAAGCTTTTATGATTATTGGAAACCCATGATATACAATCATGAGCTCTATGTAATGAAACATTGGAATCGTCATGAGAAAAATTCAGTAACCAACTACATACATGACCACAAATTAAGCCTCGTCTTGCTTGCTAATTGTGGGGTTTTAAAGCTAGACCTAGAAGTCCattaaatattgaaaaacaCCAGACTCCGCAATGATGCAAATTTCTATTGCATATCTGATCAAAACAACCTTCACACCGAATGTCCACTCAGAAGCCTACTTCCTACAACCAATTTAAAACACGCATAGAAATTTTGCATGTTCGATATCTGAAAAACAATTTGAATCTAAGCTAATAGAACTTTGGAAATGCTTGACAAGGGAATACGTATTGGGTGgactaatatatataatatatatgtgtgtgtttcCATAAATTCCTTATCACATCAACCTTGACCCATTCGAAtctataaatttgaatttgtttaaattccCAGGGCTACACTAGGTTCTTTAGAAGCACTTATCAGCTGCTAATAATTAAACTGACCAACTATGATTAGTGTGATGAGATAAAGGATACAAAATATTGTTATATAATTATGTTTGTTTAGTAAAATTATAACACAGCTGATGTTTCTCTTGCCTCTCTTTTCTCACTATAGTAAGTGGGCTAAATGATTTAAGCAGTTAGTGAAAGAACATATGTAGATTGTAATTTGACTAATTGCCCTATGTTCGGAGAAATTTCACAGGCCTTTCTAAGATTTCACTTTGACAAAGAGAGCTCCAATAACCTTCTAAAACATTTAAGCAAAGCACATATCACAAAACATGAACGTGAATGGGGAAGATCATCAGAAACTAACATGGAGCACGTTAAAAGAGATAAATATGATTTTTAGGATGTGTGAATGGATACCAAGCAACTAAAAAGCTTCTAATGAGTCTTTTCCTTCAAATAATGATTCATACAAAACAAGCATTCTTCATGAGGAAGCAGGTAATGTATCCTGCACCCTAATCTATTGTCCTAACAACCATAATACATAAAAATTTGTGGTGCTCCATTGCACATATGCAGCAGGCTGTTAAGCATATCAATATTTGCATAAGAAGAACCAACAAACAGAGAGACAAAGCACCTAAATTTACAACAACTGGTTTTATGGTGGCACTCcaactttctttatggtatcagagcaggttgtcccacgtgtgaagccaaatgGCCACACGCGCTCTACGTCATCCCGTTGTGTTGTGCACATGTTAGGCTTAAAAATACTACACGTGAGGAggtgtgttgagaatgagtttcacattgatgggaggagggaccttgcatgagcttataaggccatctccaaccgagggcagGCTAGAGGGCTTGTTTTAggcctctggccctccaagaaattaatattttaatgaacagtatagGCCATATttgcttccatctccaaccaagggccatatggctcattttagccctgtcacaaaaaatcgtttccaaccgagggccaaagggccatagggccaaacattatttattatttaaaaactacaacttaaattcaaatccaacggctaagtgacgtcagctagccattggatttgaatttttttttttttttttttttttttttggctataAATAAGGAGGGTGGATATTGGgttataattcacacaactttgaattcaatctatttcaattcaagtttgcaatgaattccaactttggattcTCTTCGGATTCTAATtaggggtcctcatccaattccaaattggaagaaaaatgagcGCAAATGAGacaagaagatgaggagtctgatgaagaaaTTCAAGTAAgacacaacaaacaaaacagagcagcaaccatggtgtgtcagccaactaaggaacaacctcaatggggtggcttTGTTTCTAgtcgctcttacaaaccacgagACAGAGCGATGACACAtgccaatctgatgaacaactacttcaacccaaactcggtgtacacagaagaggatttcaaacgtCGCTTCTGGATGAGGCATCATGTTTTCTAGCGTTTACTTCATGATGTCCAGCaggtcaatccatactttcgacaAAAGCGGGACAGGGCAAGCCGCCCtagtttctcacctcatcagaaggttaTTGTTACACTCTGAATGATGGTCTATGGCTCCTCGGTTGATTCAATGGATGAAACCCatggtatgtctgagtctacatgccttgatactcttgAACAATTTTGTGACATAATTGTTCAACTTTACAAAGACGAGTACCTCcgcgagccaaatcaagaagatctaAATCGGCTCATTCACAAAGCTGAAGACCGTGGGTTTCCgggcatgatagggtcattagactgcatgcattgggattggaagaactGTCCCACCGGATGGCAAAGAGGCTTTAGCGGAAGGTCGAGAAAATCAACTGTTATGTTAGAGGCGGTTGCCTCATATAACACATGGATAtgacatgctttctttggagtccctggatcccaaaatgacattacaatTCTTGGGTGTTCACCCCTTTACAATCGCCTAACGGAAGGTAAAGCACCTCAACTTGGCTACTACATCAATGGTCGTCAATACAGTATGTGGTATTACTTGGCATAtggcatctacccaaagtgggcgacacttgcccaagcaattccaaaccctaggaatACCACGGAAATGTTGTTTACCTTGCACCAAGAGGCATACtagaaagatgttgagagagctttcaGTATTCTACAAGCACAGTGGAAGATCATCAGTGAACCGGCAAAAGGGTGGAGttgagaaaatttggactccatcatgatgtcttgcatcatattacacaatatgacagtggaggatgagcgagatgggtatattgatggagagtccgatGATGACCAAAAATATCCAAATATGTCaagaagggctcgtgcaaaaatatacaatgggcctaatttgcctttcaatccaagaactaGTATTATAAATGAGCATATGAGACGCTATAGAATGATACATTCCCATGCCACAAAtaagtacctacaacaggatcttgttgcacatctttggaccaaaagatgcatggagtagacgtttaagttttatattattaaatgtttttaaaaatgttgtttaagtttcatgttgttaaatgttttttttatgttgtataatttttggggtgtgatatccacacaccccattttacttctcacacacatttCTAATTTTCGATCATTGGATCagttgaattgaagaagatcaacggacagaaattaacaaggggtgtgtgagaagtaatttagaatgtgtggatagcacacccctaatttttatgtttgttaatgttatttaatgttgtttaatattacttaatttaatttaatgttgtataatgactTAGGatgttataggaaaaaaaaatagaatttcataaaaatatgaaacaaattttgtaaaatagaagttataggaaaaaaatttgtaaataaaaataaataaataaaactatataaaaaaataaaaaataacgactagctgacgtcagctagccattgGATTCAAAAATTTGTTTAACAATTCCTGTCAGATATAATCGATAAGATTAATAACAATGttgtcggttatatccaacaACAATTCTTAACTTTTTGGCCAGCTAATGAGACCAACACAGAGAAAACatcctttttagtttttacccCTAAGTTGTGCGCGACGTCCTACTTCCTTCCTTCCCTTCTTCGTTTTGGCAGCCTTCCCCTTCATTCCTTTCATTCTTTGTATTTTCTGCCCCGCACCGTCTCACTTTCAAAGTCTATAAAACTCATCCACGACTCAGCAACTGTTCAGCCTGACTCGTGCCTCATCTCAGTCTCACTTAGTCTTTCCTCGAAATCGACCACTCGCCCACCTCACACTCACCCTCGCGACCGACAAGCTTCCTCTCACCGTTTTGAGTCTCGACAGCCCACCTTGATTCCTCGATTCCAAAAGGTTAGTCTTTCTACTGGATTAAAATTTGGATCCACAACTATAGTTGGTCTTTCTGCTGATTAAAATTTGGATTCACAACTATGTTTTTGTATGATGTATTTTTCTGATTAGGGATTTGGATTGGAAACCAATTGATAGGATCAGACATGGTAAAAGGGAAATTGCAAGAAAGTAAATGCAGGAAATGGAAAAGGAAATCAAAGgaaattcatattttcattcagTCTCTTTTCATCATAAAAGGGGTTTAAATACACCCAAAGATAGCTAGGGTTTGAGATATAAATAGGCCTAATGATATCACATATGTAATGGGCCTAATAGCTAATAACAACAACATCTAGTCTAATTGATCTAATAGAAACCCAATAACTTAGAGTCGCATCAATCCTACCCCCTTAAGATGAGGCTTGTCCTCAAGCCTCTCAAACCAAGAAAGAAGCATGCAGCAGCCTGGAAAGAGGCCAGCCAATTTCTCAAACGGTGTACCATACTCATATTCAGTATTAGCTTTTGTATGGGCTTTAAATCACGAACCATGTTCTTCCAAAACATCTTCGGTGTGTTcacccaaaaaacaaatatcagTATCTCAGATCCTGCCAAAATGAAATCAGGCAGTCTTGCCAAATACTTTGAGATGGAATAAAATAGTTGAAGCACACTGATCTTGACAACACTGAACAATCAGCCTTGTTGCATCACCAACCACCAACTCGTGTGGTAGATAGATTGAATTAAAGATGGCAAGAAATAGGGTATGTACCAATAACACACATTTCATAGCAAACAGCATCTACGGTGAATGGTCAAGCAAAATCCAGGTTTCTTCATCATATTCGAAAGCTTCTGCATCATTCTCTGGAAATAGGTTGGAGGCCCAAAAATAGTATGGAAAATAACTTGTCGCAAAGCCATTGAATACCTCAAGATTAACGAGTAAAGGCCAATTGTTGTTCAGCAATACACCAAAATAATTCGAAGAGATCTCACCCCTGTTGCGAAATTCCATGGATGATTGGATGGCTTGATAATCACTTAAGTAGAGCAGTGAATCGGCACAGAACATTCCATAATTTATCATCCTATGCTGCAAAAAGAGTGCTAGACACTTCCAATAATTGAAACAGTTTGGCACATAACCAAATATGTTTGTCATCTGGTACACTATGGAGCAAACGGGTCTAATCCCAGCTGTAAGTGACATCTCACTCTTGAAGAACCATATTACAGGGGACTCATTACTCTGGAATATGTAGGTGAAAAAGCGAATTAGGTAATGATTTCTCTTCCACTCTGTCTTGTTTGAACCCCGAACACTTCGTGAAAGTGATGGTTGTATTCCTTCCCCATAAAGAATATGGATCATGTTCACACGAACTAGAGCAGCGAAATGATTCCAACCAATTATAGTAAATCCCTTGTACACAGAAAACCAAATTGCAGAATCTAGTGCTGCTCTCATATTTCCCAAGGTAACTCTCCATATACCATGGTGATGAAAAGGATCACCTAGAACAAAATTACTGCGCAAAACTTCATTCCATATGTGTAGTGATAAGAACACTATAGCTTCCCCAACCCATGTGGCAACATGCAAGACATTCCCATTCAACCAATTATGGATGCAATTAATATCGGTAGCAGGAAACTGATTGCTCTTCCCCAAATAGATATGATCTGATTCAAGCATATGAAAGTGTGAaaccaaacaaagaacaagtatAAATACTGGAGGTAGAACCTGAGCAGGAGGCAATGAGGTAGTAGGATCTGGAAGGTACCTCTCCATTAAACGAATATGAGTCGTATGAGCCGTAAACAAGGCTGCCATGAGGTCGACGTTGTATTTAGCATTGAAGTGGCACCATGATACATACTCATCACCATCAAAATGCTTGCCAAAATCAGTTATTATACCAATGCTGTCAATATAGAAGGCAAGAACCACATGGATTTGATTTGCATAAGAGAGATAGGAAGCTACCAATGGACTCATGTACTTAGAAATAACCTCTATAACTTGCAAAAGCCTCTGTGAAGCTGATAGAAATGCCTTGTTCAGCACACCATGGTAATGCATGCCATCTAGTAAAAATCGAGCAGTAGGTTGTGTTACCCAAGTTAGCAACATGTTCTCAAATGTCTCCAGTTGGAATGGGTTCGAATTTATAGTGAAAAGACCATCCAATGGCTCTGTACCCACTGCTAGAGAAAAAAGCATAGAAAGAAACTTCTGAAAATAACAAGAATATTTTTCCTTGACAAGTTTTGAAGCTACGAAAATAGGTAACCCAAAACTTGTCAATGACACTGGTAGCACATATGCATTAGCATCATATAAGAACTCAACAAGGGATATTTCAGAACTGAAGGTAAACCCTTGTTTGCCGGACAGTACAAATTCCTCAAACTCATCATGGTCTAACCTCATCCACTTGGAACGGAATGAGAAAACTAATGCAAAAGCTGTACAGCTTAATTTGCAAAATGCATGCCCCAGATCCCATACAAGCTGAAATTCAAGTAGAATAGTCAAGGTATCCAAATTGCGCAGCTTTGGTTGAGATGCAAAATTGCAACAAAAGAGGGATTTGAAGGACGTCTATGGAGTCCGAATACACAACGGAAGGTGGTGCGGGGTGCGGAAGGAAAATAGGACTGGTATATGAAGGAGCTACGGGAAGCTCAGGCACATACGACGCTGGGTAATCTGGCGGTCGATAGTTACAACTGGAGTAGGGAAATGTGGGCTTATACTCATATGGAATCTGGTAGTGATCGGGAGGAGGATGAGGTGGTGGAGGCGGAGCCGGATTTGGATGTTCATACTGAGAAACATTGGTTTTTGGATTCCAATAGAACACCAGACCACTGGACTTATCCATCACACTTCTTCACGGTGCCGGAAGTGTGGGATCGATGAAGGCAAGCCACAGATCCACGGTGAATCTGTGGCTCTAGTACCAATTGATGGGATCAGACATGGTAAAAGGGAAATTGCAAGAAAGTAAATGCAggaaatggaaaaggaattaaaaggaaattcaTATCTTCATTTATAGTCTCTTTATATGGTAAAAGAGGTTTAAATACATCCAAAGATAGTTAGTTTTTGAAATATAAATGATATCACATATATAATAGGTTTAATAgctaataacaataataacTGGTCTAATTGATCTAATAGAAGCCCAATATCTTAGAATCGCATCAACCTTATCTGTCATTTCTGCTTTGACAGTCTTGTTTCTCTatttgtaaatatgaattcatCACACAAAAAGGTTTTGTTATTTcccatttattttcttgttaaaatatgttaataatatGAAAGGTTTTGTTATTCTCCAATGTGGGACTTTCGCCTTCACCTCTTCACGTGTACCAATGACTTGTTTTTTCCCCATTAATTGTCTTGTTAAAATATgtcaataattttgaaaaatggtACATAAAAATACTCTTACAAAGTTATAATATCATTCATATAAAAATGTTTTCTGCAAGAATAAAAAGTGTATtatccttgcacaacaaaagaaaaattaagtcACAATAAACATGGAAACTATTGAGGAGAATTTATAAGATagatatttatattaatgataaCATTATTATTTCATCAATGATATAACACAAGTTTTAGGGCCAACGACATTGATGTTTTCTGTTTCTGCGCTTCAAGTGCACCAGGCCTTTTGCATTTGTTGCCTATTGCACAACTGATGTATTCAGTTTACAAGTTGTTCCTACAAAAccagttcccttgtaatccacgATTCTCATTCAATCCCTCCGATGATTGGAACAAAATGTTGTACAAATTTCGTAGCTTTGGTTTTAGAATTTTGGAACAGAATGTATTACTCTTAAATATGTAACTGTTGTACAAGTATTCTTAGTTACTAAGGCATAGGAAAGTTTCGATTTCATTTGATTGAAAAGATTGTCTCCAATTAAACGAATGAACAAGAATCCCTTCAAATGAACATAGCTGCTTTCATTCTAATTTCAGAAAATCCAAATCCATGAAAACGTGCAGCACTCTACTATCTTTATTTACATTACTTTCTATCTCCATTTAATTGTTAAAGAAACTCGATGGTGCAAGCAAACTGATATAACTTAAAAACAATATGATATATAGGGCAGAGTTTTGAACTTGAACAACACAATCAACTAAAAGCTAAAAAGCATCAATACATtctaccttcttttttttttttttttcaaagaaacaTCGACGGTAcgagagaaaatataaaaaaaaaaagttacttctAATCAGGAGGACATAAACTTTACCCctcaaaataaagaaagaagaaagaaaagaaaccgaAAGTATAAGAAAATAGGAGGGACACACACTTACATAACCTGATACAA contains the following coding sequences:
- the LOC137734239 gene encoding uncharacterized protein; its protein translation is MVYGSSVDSMDETHGMSESTCLDTLEQFCDIIVQLYKDEYLREPNQEDLNRLIHKAEDRGFPGMIGSLDCMHWDWKNCPTGWQRGFSGRSRKSTVMLEAVASYNTWI